One part of the Bradyrhizobium sp. CB1650 genome encodes these proteins:
- a CDS encoding substrate-binding protein, with protein MTDNLIRRGLGRGISRRTLLQSTAGIIGGSVLPAMPAFAGDKPAIGSYPAGVSGSTAFIGISVPRTGTYAVQGEDELKGYQLAIEHINGGHDLIKKISPKTSKGVLGKELKFGVADSAAKPNEAVQAQQRFISENKAIMITGGTSSAVAVALNKLAQREHVMFVCGISGSNDTTGKDCVRYGFRQNFFGQTAAAAIGPVMVKEFGKNKKAAYLTPDYTYGHTVTKSMQDFLATAGWTTTTNQVAPLGAPDYSSYLLNVANSGADVLINVNWGHDAVLSTQQAKQFGVLDKMKLVVPYQVPFIARETGGLMQGVYAATDYWWTVEDKFPLAKMFNDAFEKKYGYKPEWGAENAYISFAHWARMCEEAGSFFPPDVIRAYEKGETLPSLVGDVHYRAEDHQCVRPVIIVKGKMQKDMKNKEDWYDVVEIVPGEGLMQKPDAFGCHLGDYT; from the coding sequence ATGACTGACAATCTCATCCGCCGTGGCCTCGGCCGCGGCATCTCACGGCGCACCCTGCTTCAAAGTACCGCAGGCATCATCGGCGGTTCGGTGCTGCCTGCGATGCCGGCATTTGCCGGGGACAAGCCGGCGATCGGCTCCTATCCGGCGGGCGTCTCGGGTTCCACGGCCTTCATCGGCATCTCCGTGCCGCGCACCGGCACCTACGCGGTGCAGGGCGAAGACGAGCTCAAGGGCTATCAGCTCGCGATCGAGCACATCAACGGCGGCCACGACCTGATCAAGAAGATCTCGCCGAAGACCAGCAAGGGCGTGCTCGGCAAGGAGCTGAAGTTCGGCGTCGCGGACTCCGCGGCCAAGCCCAACGAAGCGGTGCAGGCGCAGCAGCGCTTCATCAGCGAGAACAAGGCGATCATGATCACCGGCGGCACGTCGAGCGCCGTCGCGGTCGCGCTCAACAAGCTTGCCCAGCGCGAGCACGTCATGTTCGTGTGCGGCATCTCCGGCTCGAACGACACCACCGGCAAGGACTGCGTGCGTTACGGCTTCCGCCAGAATTTCTTCGGCCAGACCGCGGCCGCGGCGATCGGGCCCGTGATGGTGAAGGAGTTCGGCAAGAACAAGAAGGCGGCTTATCTGACGCCGGACTACACCTATGGACACACCGTCACCAAGTCGATGCAGGACTTCCTCGCGACCGCGGGCTGGACGACGACGACCAATCAGGTCGCGCCGCTCGGTGCGCCCGACTACTCCTCCTATCTCCTGAACGTCGCGAACTCCGGTGCGGACGTGCTCATCAACGTCAACTGGGGCCACGACGCCGTGCTGTCGACCCAGCAAGCCAAGCAGTTCGGCGTGCTCGACAAGATGAAGCTGGTCGTCCCCTACCAGGTGCCCTTCATCGCACGCGAGACCGGCGGCCTGATGCAGGGCGTCTACGCCGCCACCGATTATTGGTGGACGGTCGAGGACAAGTTCCCGCTGGCGAAGATGTTCAACGACGCCTTCGAGAAGAAGTACGGCTATAAGCCGGAGTGGGGCGCGGAGAACGCCTATATCAGCTTCGCGCACTGGGCCCGCATGTGCGAGGAAGCCGGCAGCTTCTTTCCGCCCGATGTGATCAGGGCCTATGAAAAGGGCGAGACCCTGCCTTCGCTCGTCGGCGACGTGCACTACCGTGCCGAGGACCACCAGTGCGTCCGCCCCGTCATCATCGTCAAGGGCAAGATGCAGAAGGACATGAAGAACAAGGAGGACTGGTACGACGTCGTCGAAATCGTCCCGGGCGAAGGGCTGATGCAGAAGCCGGACGCCTTCGGCTGCCATCTCGGCGACTACACCTGA
- a CDS encoding branched-chain amino acid ABC transporter permease, which yields MISWPNLVSQLFNGLALGALLALISSGLTIIYGTLGVLNLAHGAMFMIGGYAGFVAYQYTESFILAVIAGSLFVMLLGVLMERVIIRHFYHRPHEDQLLVTFGLGICFVEIVRLIFSSQSQVVPPPALFQGITNLGFMFYPTYRLAVVGIVAIALGALFLVLYRTRLGMIVRAGIEDSVMVDSLGINVYRVFMVVFGIGAMAAGFAGIVNAPVVSLTPGVGDDILVETFVVVVIGGVGSFPGAILGGLIAGEIISVTSMFNPGYAYVMLFAAMTLVLVVRPHGLLGVQGRE from the coding sequence ATGATTAGTTGGCCCAATCTCGTTTCGCAGCTCTTCAACGGGCTCGCGCTCGGCGCACTGCTCGCGCTGATCAGCTCCGGCTTGACCATCATCTACGGCACGCTCGGCGTGCTCAATCTCGCGCACGGCGCGATGTTCATGATCGGCGGCTATGCCGGCTTCGTCGCCTATCAGTACACCGAGTCGTTCATCCTCGCCGTCATCGCCGGCTCGCTGTTCGTGATGCTGCTCGGCGTTCTGATGGAACGCGTCATCATCCGCCATTTCTATCATCGCCCGCACGAGGATCAGCTACTCGTCACGTTTGGGCTCGGCATCTGCTTCGTCGAGATCGTGCGCCTGATCTTCTCGAGCCAGTCGCAGGTCGTTCCGCCGCCGGCGCTGTTCCAGGGCATCACCAATCTCGGCTTCATGTTCTATCCGACCTACCGCCTCGCCGTGGTCGGCATCGTCGCGATCGCGCTCGGCGCGCTGTTCCTCGTCCTCTACCGGACCCGGCTCGGCATGATCGTGCGCGCCGGCATCGAGGATTCGGTGATGGTGGATTCGCTCGGCATCAACGTCTACCGCGTCTTCATGGTCGTGTTCGGCATCGGCGCGATGGCCGCAGGCTTTGCCGGCATCGTCAACGCACCGGTGGTGTCGCTGACGCCGGGCGTCGGCGACGACATCCTGGTCGAAACCTTCGTGGTGGTGGTGATCGGCGGCGTGGGTTCGTTCCCCGGCGCCATCCTCGGCGGGCTGATCGCCGGCGAGATCATCAGCGTCACCTCCATGTTCAATCCCGGCTACGCCTACGTGATGCTGTTTGCGGCCATGACGCTCGTACTCGTGGTGCGACCGCATGGCCTGCTCGGCGTCCAGGGCCGCGAGTAA